A genomic window from Lineus longissimus chromosome 17, tnLinLong1.2, whole genome shotgun sequence includes:
- the LOC135501087 gene encoding uncharacterized protein LOC135501087 isoform X19 — MAGWHSLSGYLFYKQGGALGKFKSKRRQWYLFDESGCQLVWYKTQEDSGTKAPLGAIEIGGSSISLNLDMNNQFVITAKGKEHVFTADNHESMMIWLLGLQAKRDAYAQKKTPSITQSGNMRRRGSEPAVSHACTSMPDSLSRGSSFRLQSHSSRPPLIAEDEHFRPRLRKSDTINEVMNNPRAAFDNVIPAEKIEIKPTTSPVGDPKTNPWKGTRFHEMQIPLSKSFSPGLGLDEVSASSTESRRTGSILERSSSGGLNESDEDDVGDVFDYDLLAAKDEGYEVKVNTGKPLSERAESRTSNHQDVQSERTSSWSGQSSDSAIDRGETSMSELHNRLADMEKELIVDNYFLSENTKIELAKVMNREACIKTVLDKRDLAIQQLDEKLERLEHLEFTQEGNNNLSAAVYAKKLKEQCRVLQNQNRFLNEEVKKLTRIRQMEMAKFSEQEERNRDLESTIEKWKRDYLSILQSCISVPSGDILDGMEVNLYGGNRHKDRIQFLLDEAKKTNPCLPTLERLSKGEVHVDSLGFRHSYDNEGLMLHYVCTQLHEHYASLLTSHEEHQLKWKEYLLEHRNSLHKTRKRLMYRYKSCCPKELKMMIRGGIPPQYRGEVWKQLISNQCRDIITEKGQHYYSNLVNGISDSQYAGQYRKQISLDLLRTMPTNVHFDTTDADGIQKMQEVLQAYCVHSTTMGYCQGMNFIAAMSLLFMDKEDAFWCLVAMTEKYFTPHYFDHNLIGAQADQEVLKELLKEKLPKLHQHLDDLDIEISTVTLNWFLAIFFDSVPMETLLRIWDCFLLEGPKVLFRFAIAILKIHEKALLEKEDTISIMKHLKLCARLTFDSDGLIKVAFDEMRPFPRRKDIASKQTVYLKMLKEQVRKREEERRHLAEREEMFRELELTPTNALIIECASAYMDGKIWMCHGEQSSGKICKINCDENIMHDLNCEFDSRIMCITAVTEDLMLLGTLSWTLYAFSTVSREQLWNTRLHDAILDLCCHQEEGEKNKVFAALADGTIAIMEDINEDQPKSDGFYILIGHNPVTSLLLINQQLWCASGNSVVILHASTLDTMDSFAVSSTPFDHILRLMKGDHGVWIAVKGSSTLELWDTKQLVCRLLYDVRENRYYMSRRVSVDEDEENYFNPSRITAILPYDNYMWVGTARGDLIIYEITEKLLSKQGAASGVDASSNMTSTSCTTSLSSSPYTPSRSELIAKITPMDSVEEKVRELYFERMHVENEDKSNDDHDREVEDSEEHLSDAENLNKVALTPRSSQDTDSTFTDATCKTVYKTGSGSDSGVVLSKSNIVTVKSQSASGQVGMKVLEADVSHEQSKEGVHLQIFVQVQAGKDQSTVNHKCVGTDSGESESEGERLKSQDAKLDSSISENITDVLVESAESLENSKMSDSGMDKLVVPDGQWGRDVNQESEEEEFVDAEAGSATNSPKKAVKDRGEVGEEVSDDEDEICGKDNLGSSENVTTPKTHLSSISAPQVKEMIGPENGEIIDKQSENVMADSSDAVVKMDSENMENSVENVADNIDNLVPSSCQIKVESVSGDSGATTAEDHLSDDVFQDDLKAKSRKDSKGKLEKVEVKKDSLHQSHALTPDDPSQRPLSPIMERHENTSTCTTSSYQEQPKSGVSTPQKSGPDKLKVEIVVEGDSEKQEKDSQLCPQINHLGDSLETDKNSALWSSYEDMSSTREYDSQSLPSEAKDVVNPLLLGPQWGRKDRRPSSGVVSATSDFPYTYDMTLLVKMKISDKPIKALLKTRSGGEDVVISCAGCYSDDEPVLKWRKEANEKLWTNEPIFEICQLTNTPKPPSYMRHRLSFSSMSQRSGDSSGPQSVSSPRMSIS; from the exons ATGGCTGGCTGGCACAGTCTCTCTGGCTACCTCTTCTATAAACAGGGTGGTG CCCTGGGCAAGTTCAAGTCCAAACGACGTCAGTGGTATCTTTTCGATGAATCAGGATGTCAGTTAGTCTGGTACAAGACCCAAGAGGATTCTGGGACCAAGGCACCACTAGGGGCCATCGAGATAGGTGGTTCTTCTATCTCTCTCAATCTCGACATGAATAATCAGTTTGTTATAAC GGCCAAGGGTAAAGAACATGTGTTTACTGCTGACAACCATGAGTCCATGATGATATGGCTGCTGGGCCTTCAG GCCAAACGGGATGCCTATGCACAGAAGAAGACTCCATCCATAACTCAGTCGGGAAACATGCGAAGA cgAGGTTCCGAGCCGGCCGTGTCACACGCCTGCACAAGTATGCCCGACTCGTTATCCCGCGGCAGTTCTTTCCGTCTTCAGTCACATTCCAGTCGTCCGCCCTTAATCGCAGAGGACGAGCACTTCCGGCCAAGGTTGAGGAAATCAGACACAATAAACGAGGTGATGAACAATCCAAGGGCAGCATTTGATAATG TGATTCCAGccgaaaaaattgaaattaagcCAACAACTTCTCCAGTAGGAGATCCAAAAACCAATCCGTGGAAAG GTACACGTTTCCACGAGATGCAGATCCCACTTTCGAAAAGTTTCTCCCCTGGTCTTGGTCTTGACGAGGTCAGCGCCAGCAGCACGGAGAGCAGACGCACCGGAAGCATCTTAGAACGATCGTCCAGCGGCGGTTTGAACGAAAGCGACGAAGATGATGTTGGGGACGTTTTCGATTACGATCTTCTAGCAGCAAAAGATGAAGGctatgaggtcaaggtcaatacaGGGAAGCCTTTATCAGAACGGGCGGAATCGCGGACTTCCAATCATCAGGATGTTCAAAGCGAGAGAACGAG TTCTTGGTCAGGCCAGTCGAGTGATTCTGCCATCGACCGTGGGGAGACCAGCATGAGTGAACTTCATAACAGACTTGCCGATATGGAGAAGGAACTCAT TGTCGACAATTACTTTTTGTCTGA GAATACCAAGATTGAGCTGGCCAAAGTGATGAATCGGGAGGCTTGTATCAAGACTGTCTTGGACAAGAGAGACTTGGCCATTCAACAGTTAGATGAGAAATTGGAGAGATTAGAACATTTGGAGTTCACGCAGGAGGGAAATAATAA TCTGTCTGCAGCAGTGTATGCTAAGAAGCTTAAGGAACAGTGCCGAGTCTTACAGAACCAGAATCGCTTCCTCAACGAGGAGGTGAAAAAACTTACCAGGATTAGACAGATGGAGATGGCCAAATTCTCAGAACAAGAAGA ACGGAATCGAGACTTGGAGTCGACGATTGAGAAATGGAAGCGGGACTACCTCTCTATCCTTCAGTCATGTATCTCGGTGCCTTCAGGAGACATCTTGGATGGTATGGAGGTGAATCTGTATGGAGGGAACAGG CACAAGGACAGAATCCAGTTCCTGCTCGATGAGGCAAAGAAGACAAACCCATGTCTCCCGACATTAGAAAG ATTGTCCAAGGGGGAGGTGCATGTAGATAGCCTCGGCTTCAGACACAGCTATGACAATGAGGGTTTGATGCTGCACTATGTGTGCACCCAGCTCCACGAGCACTACGCCTCTCTCCTCACCAGTCATGAGGAGCACCAACTCAAGTGGAAGGAGTATCTCTTAGAACACAGGAACAGCCTTCATAAAACA AGAAAAAGACTAATGTATAGATATAAATCTTGCTGCCCG AAAGAACTGAAGATGATGATCCGAGGAGGAATCCCTCCCCAGTACAGGGGCGAGGTCTGGAAGCAGCTGATCAGTAACCAATGCCGTGATATCATCACGGAGAAAGGCCAACATTACTATAGCAACCTGGTCAATGGCATCTCAGATTCACAG TATGCTGGTCAGTATAGAAAACAAATCTCACTGGATCTGCTGCGGACGATGCCGACTAATGTTCACTTCGACACCACAGATGCCGACGGG ATTCAAAAGATGCAGGAGGTGTTGCAGGCATATTGCGTCCACAGCACAACCATGGGCTACTGCCAGGGGATGAACTTCATTGCAGCTATGAGCTTATTGTTTATGGACAAGGAAGATGCATTTTG GTGCTTGGTAGCTATGACAGAAAAGTACTTCACTCCTCATTACTTCGATCACAACCTGATCGGGGCGCAGGCTGACCAAGAAGTCCTCAAGGAACTCCTCAAAGAGAAGTTACCCAAGCTCCACCAGCATTtggatgaccttgacattgagaTTTCCACAGTGACCTTGAACTGGTTCTTGGCGATATTCTTCGATTCAGTCCCGATGGAG ACTCTACTCCGCATATGGGACTGCTTCCTTCTCGAGGGTCCCAAAGTCCTGTTCCGTTTTGCCATCGCCATTTTGAAGATTCACGAGAAAGCGCTCTTGGAGAAGGAGGATACAATTAGCATCATGAAGCATCTCAAATTGTGTGCTAGACTGACGTTCGATTCTGATGGCCTCATAAAG GTTGcttttgatgaaatgaggccTTTCCCGCGGAGGAAGGACATTGCCAGTAAACAGACCGTCTATCTCAAGATGTTGAAAGAGCAGGTCCGAAAGCGTGAAGAGGAGAGGCGCCACCTAGctgaaagagaagaaatg TTCCGTGAGCTAGAGCTGACTCCCACTAACGCGCTTATCATCGAGTGTGCCTCAGCATACATGGATGGTAAAATCTGGATGTGTCACGGCGAGCAGAGTTCAGGCAAGATCTGTAAGATCAACTGTGATGAGAACATAATGCATGACTTGAACTGCGAG TTTGATTCTCGCATCATGTGTATCACTGCCGTGACAGAAGACCTCATGTTGTTGGGCACACTCTCATGGACACTGTATGCATTCTCCACTGTATCGAG GGAGCAGCTCTGGAACACACGACTTCACGATGCAATACTTGACCTGTGCTGCCATCAAGAAGAGGGGGAGAAAAATAAAGTGTTTGCAGCATTGGCCGATGGGACGATAGCTATAATGGAGGACATCAATGAAGACCAACCCAAAAGTGATGGCTTCTACATTCTGATTGGACACAACCCTGTGACATCATTACTACTGATCAACCAGCAGCTGTGGTGTGCCAGTGGGAACAGTGTGGTCATCCTCCATGCGAG CACATTGGACACAATGGATAGCTTTGCTGTCTCCAGCACCCCCTTCGATCATATCCTCCGCCTCATGAAAGGTGACCACGGAGTGTGGATTGCTGTCAAGGGGTCGTCAACACTGGAATTATGGGATACCAAACAACTGGTTTGTCGTTTACTTTACGATGTACGCGAAAACCGATATTATATGTCCAGACGGGTAAGTGTGGATGAG GATGAagagaattatttcaacccttcAAGGATCACTGCCATCTTGCCTTATGATAATTACATGTGGGTTGGGACGGCACGAGGCGACCTCATCATTTATGAGATTACAGAGAAACTG CTGAGTAAACAGGGGGCAGCATCAGGTGTGGACGCTTCATCCAACATGACCTCGACCAGCTGCACAACAAGCTTATCCAGCTCCCCCTATACGCCAAGCCGGAGTGAACTCATTGCCAAGATAACACCAATGGACTCAGTGGAAGAAAAGGTTCGGGAGTTGTATTTTGAACGAATGCACGTCGAG AATGAAGACAAGAGTAACGACGACCATGACAGGGAGGTGGAAGACTCTGAGGAGCATTTGAGTGATGCCGAAAACCTCAACAAGGTGGCGTTGACTCCTAGAAGCTCGCAGGACACCGACAGCACATTCACTGACGCCACTTGCAAGACCGTGTACAAAACTGGGAGTGGCTCGGACAGTGGAGTAGTGTTATCAAAAAGTAACATAGTTACTGTGAAAAGTCAATCGGCATCCGGGCAGGTTGGAATGAAGGTCCTTGAAGCAGATGTTAGCCATGAACAGTCAAAGGAGGGTGTTCATTTACAGATTTTTGTCCAAGTTCAGGCGGGAAAAGATCAGAGTACCGTCAATCATAAGTGTGTCGGGACGGATTCTGGTGAGAGTGAAAGTGAGGGGGAGAGGTTAAAATCTCAAGACGCGAAATTAGACAGTtctatttctgaaaatataaCTGATGTTCTGGTGGAATCTGCAGAATCTCTAGAAAATTCCAAAATGTCTGACTCTGGAATGGATAAGCTGGTGGTGCCAGATGGACAGTGGGGGCGGGATGTAAATCAGGAATCTGAGGAAGAAGAGTTTGTCGATGCAGAGGCGGGGAGTGCGACAAACAGCCCAAAGAAGGCTGTCAAGGACAGAGGTGAGGTTGGTGAGGAGGTGTCAGACGACGAGGATGAAATCTGTGGAAAGGACAATTTGGGGTCATCTGAGAACGTGACGACTCCAAAGACACATTTGAGTTCAATAAGTGCTCCTCAGGTGAAAGAAATGATTGGTCCTGAGAATGGTGAAATTATTGACAAACAAAGTGAGAATGTTATGGCAGACAGCTCTGACGCTGTGGTGAAAATGGACagtgaaaacatggaaaattcaGTTGAAAATGTTGCAGATAACATTGATAATCTAGTGCCAAGTTCATGTCAGATTAAAGTAGAAAGTGTGAGTGGTGATTCTGGTGCCACAACTGCTGAGGACCACCTTAGCGATGATGTATTTCAAGATGATTTAAAGGCAAAGTCGAGAAAGGATTCCAAAGGAAAGTTGGAAAAAGTTGAAGTGAAAAAAGACAGCCTTCATCAGTCCCATGCTTTAACTCCAGATGATCCATCACAGCGCCCTCTGTCTCCAATAATGGAACGACATGAGAACACCAGTACGTGTACCACAAGTAGCTACCAAGAACAACCGAAAAGTGGTGTGAGCACGCCACAGAAATCTGGCCCAGACAAGTTGAAAGTCGAAATTGTTGTTGAGGGCGATTCAGAAAAGCAAGAAAAGGATTCTCAATTATGTCCACAAATAAATCATTTAGGGGATAGTTTAGAAACGGATAAGAATTCGGCACTGTGGTCAAGTTATGAGGATATGTCCTCTACGAGAGAGTATGATTCACAATCTCTGCCGTCCGAGGCGAAGGATGTTGTCAACCCATTGCTGTTGGGGCCGCAGTGGGGTCGTAAAGATCGGAGACCGTCCTCGGGAGTTGTTTCGGCGACTAGCGACTTCCCGTACACATATGACATGACACTGCTGGTCAAGATGAAGATCAGTGATAAACCGATCAAGGCCTTATTGAAAACCAG GAGCGGTGGTGAGGATGTTGTCATATCTTGTGCTGGTTGCTATAGCGATGACGAACCCGTTCTTAAATGGCGAAAAGAGGCAAATGAG AAACTTTGGACGAACGAGCCAATATTTGAGATCTGCCAGCTGACGAATACACCAAAGCCGCCATCTTACATGCGCCATCGGCTTAGTTTCTCGTCGATGTCACAGAGGAGTGGTGATAGCAGCGGTCCGCAGTCAGTCTCCTCACCGAGAATGAGTATCAGTTAG
- the LOC135501087 gene encoding uncharacterized protein LOC135501087 isoform X17 — protein MAGWHSLSGYLFYKQGGALGKFKSKRRQWYLFDESGCQLVWYKTQEDSGTKAPLGAIEIGGSSISLNLDMNNQFVITAKGKEHVFTADNHESMMIWLLGLQAKRDAYAQKKTPSITQSGNMRRSPSSPLQRSPSWVSLQKRGSEPAVSHACTSMPDSLSRGSSFRLQSHSSRPPLIAEDEHFRPRLRKSDTINEVMNNPRAAFDNVIPAEKIEIKPTTSPVGDPKTNPWKGTRFHEMQIPLSKSFSPGLGLDEVSASSTESRRTGSILERSSSGGLNESDEDDVGDVFDYDLLAAKDEGYEVKVNTGKPLSERAESRTSNHQDVQSERTSSWSGQSSDSAIDRGETSMSELHNRLADMEKELIVDNYFLSENTKIELAKVMNREACIKTVLDKRDLAIQQLDEKLERLEHLEFTQEGNNNLSAAVYAKKLKEQCRVLQNQNRFLNEEVKKLTRIRQMEMAKFSEQEERNRDLESTIEKWKRDYLSILQSCISVPSGDILDGMEVNLYGGNRHKDRIQFLLDEAKKTNPCLPTLERLSKGEVHVDSLGFRHSYDNEGLMLHYVCTQLHEHYASLLTSHEEHQLKWKEYLLEHRNSLHKTRKRLMYRYKSCCPKELKMMIRGGIPPQYRGEVWKQLISNQCRDIITEKGQHYYSNLVNGISDSQYAGQYRKQISLDLLRTMPTNVHFDTTDADGIQKMQEVLQAYCVHSTTMGYCQGMNFIAAMSLLFMDKEDAFWCLVAMTEKYFTPHYFDHNLIGAQADQEVLKELLKEKLPKLHQHLDDLDIEISTVTLNWFLAIFFDSVPMETLLRIWDCFLLEGPKVLFRFAIAILKIHEKALLEKEDTISIMKHLKLCARLTFDSDGLIKVAFDEMRPFPRRKDIASKQTVYLKMLKEQVRKREEERRHLAEREEMFRELELTPTNALIIECASAYMDGKIWMCHGEQSSGKICKINCDENIMHDLNCEFDSRIMCITAVTEDLMLLGTLSWTLYAFSTVSREQLWNTRLHDAILDLCCHQEEGEKNKVFAALADGTIAIMEDINEDQPKSDGFYILIGHNPVTSLLLINQQLWCASGNSVVILHASTLDTMDSFAVSSTPFDHILRLMKGDHGVWIAVKGSSTLELWDTKQLVCRLLYDVRENRYYMSRRVSVDEDEENYFNPSRITAILPYDNYMWVGTARGDLIIYEITEKLLSKQGAASGVDASSNMTSTSCTTSLSSSPYTPSRSELIAKITPMDSVEEKVRELYFERMHVENEDKSNDDHDREVEDSEEHLSDAENLNKVALTPRSSQDTDSTFTDATCKTVYKTGSGSDSGVVLSKSNIVTVKSQSASGQVGMKVLEADVSHEQSKEGVHLQIFVQVQAGKDQSTVNHKCVGTDSGESESEGERLKSQDAKLDSSISENITDVLVESAESLENSKMSDSGMDKLVVPDGQWGRDVNQESEEEEFVDAEAGSATNSPKKAVKDRGEVGEEVSDDEDEICGKDNLGSSENVTTPKTHLSSISAPQVKEMIGPENGEIIDKQSENVMADSSDAVVKMDSENMENSVENVADNIDNLVPSSCQIKVESVSGDSGATTAEDHLSDDVFQDDLKAKSRKDSKGKLEKVEVKKDSLHQSHALTPDDPSQRPLSPIMERHENTSTCTTSSYQEQPKSGVSTPQKSGPDKLKVEIVVEGDSEKQEKDSQLCPQINHLGDSLETDKNSALWSSYEDMSSTREYDSQSLPSEAKDVVNPLLLGPQWGRKDRRPSSGVVSATSDFPYTYDMTLLVKMKISDKPIKALLKTRSGGEDVVISCAGCYSDDEPVLKWRKEANEKLWTNEPIFEICQLTNTPKPPSYMRHRLSFSSMSQRSGDSSGPQSVSSPRMSIS, from the exons ATGGCTGGCTGGCACAGTCTCTCTGGCTACCTCTTCTATAAACAGGGTGGTG CCCTGGGCAAGTTCAAGTCCAAACGACGTCAGTGGTATCTTTTCGATGAATCAGGATGTCAGTTAGTCTGGTACAAGACCCAAGAGGATTCTGGGACCAAGGCACCACTAGGGGCCATCGAGATAGGTGGTTCTTCTATCTCTCTCAATCTCGACATGAATAATCAGTTTGTTATAAC GGCCAAGGGTAAAGAACATGTGTTTACTGCTGACAACCATGAGTCCATGATGATATGGCTGCTGGGCCTTCAG GCCAAACGGGATGCCTATGCACAGAAGAAGACTCCATCCATAACTCAGTCGGGAAACATGCGAAGA AGTCCAAGTAGCCCCTTGCAAAGGAGTCCCTCTTGG gtgtCACTTCAGAAG cgAGGTTCCGAGCCGGCCGTGTCACACGCCTGCACAAGTATGCCCGACTCGTTATCCCGCGGCAGTTCTTTCCGTCTTCAGTCACATTCCAGTCGTCCGCCCTTAATCGCAGAGGACGAGCACTTCCGGCCAAGGTTGAGGAAATCAGACACAATAAACGAGGTGATGAACAATCCAAGGGCAGCATTTGATAATG TGATTCCAGccgaaaaaattgaaattaagcCAACAACTTCTCCAGTAGGAGATCCAAAAACCAATCCGTGGAAAG GTACACGTTTCCACGAGATGCAGATCCCACTTTCGAAAAGTTTCTCCCCTGGTCTTGGTCTTGACGAGGTCAGCGCCAGCAGCACGGAGAGCAGACGCACCGGAAGCATCTTAGAACGATCGTCCAGCGGCGGTTTGAACGAAAGCGACGAAGATGATGTTGGGGACGTTTTCGATTACGATCTTCTAGCAGCAAAAGATGAAGGctatgaggtcaaggtcaatacaGGGAAGCCTTTATCAGAACGGGCGGAATCGCGGACTTCCAATCATCAGGATGTTCAAAGCGAGAGAACGAG TTCTTGGTCAGGCCAGTCGAGTGATTCTGCCATCGACCGTGGGGAGACCAGCATGAGTGAACTTCATAACAGACTTGCCGATATGGAGAAGGAACTCAT TGTCGACAATTACTTTTTGTCTGA GAATACCAAGATTGAGCTGGCCAAAGTGATGAATCGGGAGGCTTGTATCAAGACTGTCTTGGACAAGAGAGACTTGGCCATTCAACAGTTAGATGAGAAATTGGAGAGATTAGAACATTTGGAGTTCACGCAGGAGGGAAATAATAA TCTGTCTGCAGCAGTGTATGCTAAGAAGCTTAAGGAACAGTGCCGAGTCTTACAGAACCAGAATCGCTTCCTCAACGAGGAGGTGAAAAAACTTACCAGGATTAGACAGATGGAGATGGCCAAATTCTCAGAACAAGAAGA ACGGAATCGAGACTTGGAGTCGACGATTGAGAAATGGAAGCGGGACTACCTCTCTATCCTTCAGTCATGTATCTCGGTGCCTTCAGGAGACATCTTGGATGGTATGGAGGTGAATCTGTATGGAGGGAACAGG CACAAGGACAGAATCCAGTTCCTGCTCGATGAGGCAAAGAAGACAAACCCATGTCTCCCGACATTAGAAAG ATTGTCCAAGGGGGAGGTGCATGTAGATAGCCTCGGCTTCAGACACAGCTATGACAATGAGGGTTTGATGCTGCACTATGTGTGCACCCAGCTCCACGAGCACTACGCCTCTCTCCTCACCAGTCATGAGGAGCACCAACTCAAGTGGAAGGAGTATCTCTTAGAACACAGGAACAGCCTTCATAAAACA AGAAAAAGACTAATGTATAGATATAAATCTTGCTGCCCG AAAGAACTGAAGATGATGATCCGAGGAGGAATCCCTCCCCAGTACAGGGGCGAGGTCTGGAAGCAGCTGATCAGTAACCAATGCCGTGATATCATCACGGAGAAAGGCCAACATTACTATAGCAACCTGGTCAATGGCATCTCAGATTCACAG TATGCTGGTCAGTATAGAAAACAAATCTCACTGGATCTGCTGCGGACGATGCCGACTAATGTTCACTTCGACACCACAGATGCCGACGGG ATTCAAAAGATGCAGGAGGTGTTGCAGGCATATTGCGTCCACAGCACAACCATGGGCTACTGCCAGGGGATGAACTTCATTGCAGCTATGAGCTTATTGTTTATGGACAAGGAAGATGCATTTTG GTGCTTGGTAGCTATGACAGAAAAGTACTTCACTCCTCATTACTTCGATCACAACCTGATCGGGGCGCAGGCTGACCAAGAAGTCCTCAAGGAACTCCTCAAAGAGAAGTTACCCAAGCTCCACCAGCATTtggatgaccttgacattgagaTTTCCACAGTGACCTTGAACTGGTTCTTGGCGATATTCTTCGATTCAGTCCCGATGGAG ACTCTACTCCGCATATGGGACTGCTTCCTTCTCGAGGGTCCCAAAGTCCTGTTCCGTTTTGCCATCGCCATTTTGAAGATTCACGAGAAAGCGCTCTTGGAGAAGGAGGATACAATTAGCATCATGAAGCATCTCAAATTGTGTGCTAGACTGACGTTCGATTCTGATGGCCTCATAAAG GTTGcttttgatgaaatgaggccTTTCCCGCGGAGGAAGGACATTGCCAGTAAACAGACCGTCTATCTCAAGATGTTGAAAGAGCAGGTCCGAAAGCGTGAAGAGGAGAGGCGCCACCTAGctgaaagagaagaaatg TTCCGTGAGCTAGAGCTGACTCCCACTAACGCGCTTATCATCGAGTGTGCCTCAGCATACATGGATGGTAAAATCTGGATGTGTCACGGCGAGCAGAGTTCAGGCAAGATCTGTAAGATCAACTGTGATGAGAACATAATGCATGACTTGAACTGCGAG TTTGATTCTCGCATCATGTGTATCACTGCCGTGACAGAAGACCTCATGTTGTTGGGCACACTCTCATGGACACTGTATGCATTCTCCACTGTATCGAG GGAGCAGCTCTGGAACACACGACTTCACGATGCAATACTTGACCTGTGCTGCCATCAAGAAGAGGGGGAGAAAAATAAAGTGTTTGCAGCATTGGCCGATGGGACGATAGCTATAATGGAGGACATCAATGAAGACCAACCCAAAAGTGATGGCTTCTACATTCTGATTGGACACAACCCTGTGACATCATTACTACTGATCAACCAGCAGCTGTGGTGTGCCAGTGGGAACAGTGTGGTCATCCTCCATGCGAG CACATTGGACACAATGGATAGCTTTGCTGTCTCCAGCACCCCCTTCGATCATATCCTCCGCCTCATGAAAGGTGACCACGGAGTGTGGATTGCTGTCAAGGGGTCGTCAACACTGGAATTATGGGATACCAAACAACTGGTTTGTCGTTTACTTTACGATGTACGCGAAAACCGATATTATATGTCCAGACGGGTAAGTGTGGATGAG GATGAagagaattatttcaacccttcAAGGATCACTGCCATCTTGCCTTATGATAATTACATGTGGGTTGGGACGGCACGAGGCGACCTCATCATTTATGAGATTACAGAGAAACTG CTGAGTAAACAGGGGGCAGCATCAGGTGTGGACGCTTCATCCAACATGACCTCGACCAGCTGCACAACAAGCTTATCCAGCTCCCCCTATACGCCAAGCCGGAGTGAACTCATTGCCAAGATAACACCAATGGACTCAGTGGAAGAAAAGGTTCGGGAGTTGTATTTTGAACGAATGCACGTCGAG AATGAAGACAAGAGTAACGACGACCATGACAGGGAGGTGGAAGACTCTGAGGAGCATTTGAGTGATGCCGAAAACCTCAACAAGGTGGCGTTGACTCCTAGAAGCTCGCAGGACACCGACAGCACATTCACTGACGCCACTTGCAAGACCGTGTACAAAACTGGGAGTGGCTCGGACAGTGGAGTAGTGTTATCAAAAAGTAACATAGTTACTGTGAAAAGTCAATCGGCATCCGGGCAGGTTGGAATGAAGGTCCTTGAAGCAGATGTTAGCCATGAACAGTCAAAGGAGGGTGTTCATTTACAGATTTTTGTCCAAGTTCAGGCGGGAAAAGATCAGAGTACCGTCAATCATAAGTGTGTCGGGACGGATTCTGGTGAGAGTGAAAGTGAGGGGGAGAGGTTAAAATCTCAAGACGCGAAATTAGACAGTtctatttctgaaaatataaCTGATGTTCTGGTGGAATCTGCAGAATCTCTAGAAAATTCCAAAATGTCTGACTCTGGAATGGATAAGCTGGTGGTGCCAGATGGACAGTGGGGGCGGGATGTAAATCAGGAATCTGAGGAAGAAGAGTTTGTCGATGCAGAGGCGGGGAGTGCGACAAACAGCCCAAAGAAGGCTGTCAAGGACAGAGGTGAGGTTGGTGAGGAGGTGTCAGACGACGAGGATGAAATCTGTGGAAAGGACAATTTGGGGTCATCTGAGAACGTGACGACTCCAAAGACACATTTGAGTTCAATAAGTGCTCCTCAGGTGAAAGAAATGATTGGTCCTGAGAATGGTGAAATTATTGACAAACAAAGTGAGAATGTTATGGCAGACAGCTCTGACGCTGTGGTGAAAATGGACagtgaaaacatggaaaattcaGTTGAAAATGTTGCAGATAACATTGATAATCTAGTGCCAAGTTCATGTCAGATTAAAGTAGAAAGTGTGAGTGGTGATTCTGGTGCCACAACTGCTGAGGACCACCTTAGCGATGATGTATTTCAAGATGATTTAAAGGCAAAGTCGAGAAAGGATTCCAAAGGAAAGTTGGAAAAAGTTGAAGTGAAAAAAGACAGCCTTCATCAGTCCCATGCTTTAACTCCAGATGATCCATCACAGCGCCCTCTGTCTCCAATAATGGAACGACATGAGAACACCAGTACGTGTACCACAAGTAGCTACCAAGAACAACCGAAAAGTGGTGTGAGCACGCCACAGAAATCTGGCCCAGACAAGTTGAAAGTCGAAATTGTTGTTGAGGGCGATTCAGAAAAGCAAGAAAAGGATTCTCAATTATGTCCACAAATAAATCATTTAGGGGATAGTTTAGAAACGGATAAGAATTCGGCACTGTGGTCAAGTTATGAGGATATGTCCTCTACGAGAGAGTATGATTCACAATCTCTGCCGTCCGAGGCGAAGGATGTTGTCAACCCATTGCTGTTGGGGCCGCAGTGGGGTCGTAAAGATCGGAGACCGTCCTCGGGAGTTGTTTCGGCGACTAGCGACTTCCCGTACACATATGACATGACACTGCTGGTCAAGATGAAGATCAGTGATAAACCGATCAAGGCCTTATTGAAAACCAG GAGCGGTGGTGAGGATGTTGTCATATCTTGTGCTGGTTGCTATAGCGATGACGAACCCGTTCTTAAATGGCGAAAAGAGGCAAATGAG AAACTTTGGACGAACGAGCCAATATTTGAGATCTGCCAGCTGACGAATACACCAAAGCCGCCATCTTACATGCGCCATCGGCTTAGTTTCTCGTCGATGTCACAGAGGAGTGGTGATAGCAGCGGTCCGCAGTCAGTCTCCTCACCGAGAATGAGTATCAGTTAG